The Sebaldella sp. S0638 genome contains the following window.
AACTTATAGACGGTTGCACAGATTATAATACATATTTTTTCCAGTTGGAAAATAAAGAATTAAAATTAGTAAAAAAAATAGAACTCCCATAAATAAAAAGCTGTTTGATTCATATTGAATTTAGACAGCTTTTTTTATAAATCAGATTTATTTTTTTATTATTTATATGCTGTAATGAGAAAAAATAAAAGGAGTTAATATATGAGAGCTTATAAATTAAGAGTTACACTTCTAGGTACGCATATACCTACTATGAAGAAAATGATTATGGGCAGAGGAACAAGGTTATGAAAATTATGTTATAGATGAGAAAAATATGGCTTTAGAAGAAGCGTTTGAGAGAATTGAAGAATAAGAAAGAGGCTAATTTTATATCTTCATTTTAACAGAAAGTAATAAAATATTGACATAGAGTAAAGGAAATTATATAATAATTAAAAGAAAAAAAGAAAAAGCAATATTGAAATAATAGTAGAAGTATAGGTAAAACTGTAATTAAATTAATATTTTTGAATATTGTTTTTTTTGTTGAATAAATAAGGAGGAAGTTATGAAGGAAAGGAATTGGCATAAGATAGTTAACAGGAACATTGCAATTAGTATGTTGTTGGGAATGTTCTTAAATAGTATGACATTTGGGAATGAATTAATAAAAATAAGGGAAGGCTCGACAGCACGAGTAATAACAGCACCAAATAATACTCCGATGATTGAACTATCCAATCCAGGTGGAAATCGGATTTCAGTTAATGATTTCGACAGACTAAGTGTCGACGAGAAAAACCTGATACTAAACAACATCTCACCCAAAGAAGGAATAGGTTACAGAAGTGAGCTTGGAGGAATAATAGCCCCAAATGAGAACTATACAGGGGCACCAGCAAAAGCAATACTATTAAGAGTACATAAAGACCCGTCAGTGATAAATGGATTTATAGAAGCAGCGAGCACAGGTCATGTGGATATGATTTTTAGTAATCCTAACGGACTGTATATAAATGGGGGCTTAGTAGGTAGATTTGGTGACGTAACTTTTACGACAGGTCATGTAAGTGATGATTTAATGACAATAATGGTAAGGAATGGTAGAATAGAAATAGGAGCAGGCTTTAACGGAAATGCAGCAGAAAATTTGAGTTTACTTGCAAAGAGCATTCAGGTAAACGGACAATTAAATGGAAATGATTTAACTTTAATAGGCGGACAATATGATTATAATACAGGAACGAAGGAAGTAATAAAGCAGGGAGATAATCCTGGAGAAGTATTAATATCATCATCAGTAGTAGGTGGAATCTACGGTCGTAATATATATCTCAAAGCTGTTGGCGGGGACTTGGCAGTAAAAGGCTCGTTAGTTAGTGAACGTGTGTTGAAATTAAATGCGGATGGAACAATTTTGACTGAGAGAAGCCAAGGTTTGGAGAAAGTGGAAGTAAAGGCAAAGAATTTCACACAGGAAGGTTCAATATATACAGAAGGAAAATTAACAGTAGAAGCAGATAATACAACATTAAGAGGAAGTGGAACACAGGCACAGGAAATAGAAATAAGTGGAAATTTGAATAATGAAACAAATCTTTATTCAAAAAGCAATGTTAATATAGGTGGAGACACAAAAAATAAGGGTCAGTTAATATCAGAAGGAAGCTTGGAAATAAAAGGTAATCTGGAATCAGATTCATTAGTATACGGAAAGAATTCCGTAAAAGTAGGAAAAGACTTAACTAATAAATCAGATTTACAAAGCGAGAACGGGATTACAGTAGATGGTAATGTATCAAACACAGGAAAAATGATGTCTGAAAAAGAATTGACTGTAAAAGGAAATGTAAATAATGCAGGAATGCTTTATGGAAAAGACAGCATTAAAATAGATAAGAATCTAAGAAATACAGGAAGTGTAAAGACTACAGGGGAGTTATCAGCAAAAGATACAGAAAATATAGGGAAAATAACAGCAGAAAATAATATTAATGTAGATAATTTAGATAACAGTGGTGAAATAGTAACGAATAAGAAGTTAAATACAAAGAATCTTGAGAATAAAAGTACCGGAAAAGTATCAACGGTAGAAGGAATAAATACGACAGGAAATGCAGTAAATCATGGTCAAATAAATACAAACGGAAGTTTTATGATATCTTCTAATCTTGAGAACTATAATGTAATAAATGTAGGGGGATTAGTAGATACAAAAGATTTAGCA
Protein-coding sequences here:
- a CDS encoding filamentous hemagglutinin N-terminal domain-containing protein, which gives rise to MKERNWHKIVNRNIAISMLLGMFLNSMTFGNELIKIREGSTARVITAPNNTPMIELSNPGGNRISVNDFDRLSVDEKNLILNNISPKEGIGYRSELGGIIAPNENYTGAPAKAILLRVHKDPSVINGFIEAASTGHVDMIFSNPNGLYINGGLVGRFGDVTFTTGHVSDDLMTIMVRNGRIEIGAGFNGNAAENLSLLAKSIQVNGQLNGNDLTLIGGQYDYNTGTKEVIKQGDNPGEVLISSSVVGGIYGRNIYLKAVGGDLAVKGSLVSERVLKLNADGTILTERSQGLEKVEVKAKNFTQEGSIYTEGKLTVEADNTTLRGSGTQAQEIEISGNLNNETNLYSKSNVNIGGDTKNKGQLISEGSLEIKGNLESDSLVYGKNSVKVGKDLTNKSDLQSENGITVDGNVSNTGKMMSEKELTVKGNVNNAGMLYGKDSIKIDKNLRNTGSVKTTGELSAKDTENIGKITAENNINVDNLDNSGEIVTNKKLNTKNLENKSTGKVSTVEGINTTGNAVNHGQINTNGSFMISSNLENYNVINVGGLVDTKDLANKGTLKVSDKIVSRGFTFSNTGEIVTTNLDVESTSIVNSNKIKVVETSKLKGSSSINNQGIIASKNIEMTTPVLTNSGQILAEEVITANNASLNNTGKLASNGSINLNNSSLINRSSIESTTINLQSLFSYDNATGTIKGDNIYLSTTGNLLLEGKIHGIDNLLISGVDITNNGNTISSGLLRLSGIDITNDKTISGSNLELLATGNILNNFMIEGERGKLSGNNIENKDLIIFLDELNIEGTKLINKEASIYSDNNLNIQTGDVDNTDGEIVGQSTLNITRFNLLDNTRGIIDSRGNIFLSGNKLLNSGEVSGQYRLYWRTWDGEYIYDDIWRDLNDDYMEKGGKIFVKDVYNPMTGEYSHTEYGVSMKKWTQKS